In a single window of the Streptomyces cinnabarinus genome:
- a CDS encoding GtrA family protein yields the protein MRAGTPARTHRRELLGFAAAGLLAYAVDTALFVALRGPAGLDPLIAKGFSFVAGCTVAYAGNALGTYRHTRPKGLRPYAAFFAVNVAGAAVQLLCLAVSHYGLGLTSRRADIVSGAGVGMALATVLRFWGTRTWVFRNEGSVGSWTG from the coding sequence GTGCGGGCGGGCACCCCCGCACGCACCCACCGCCGCGAACTCCTCGGCTTCGCCGCCGCCGGCCTGCTCGCCTACGCCGTCGACACCGCCCTCTTCGTCGCCCTGCGCGGACCGGCCGGCCTCGACCCGCTCATCGCCAAGGGGTTCTCCTTCGTCGCCGGCTGCACGGTCGCCTACGCGGGCAACGCGCTCGGCACCTACCGGCACACCCGCCCGAAGGGCCTGCGCCCCTACGCCGCCTTCTTCGCGGTGAACGTCGCCGGAGCCGCCGTACAACTGCTCTGTCTCGCCGTCAGCCACTACGGCCTCGGCCTCACTTCGCGGCGCGCGGACATCGTCTCGGGTGCCGGAGTGGGTATGGCACTGGCGACTGTCCTGCGGTTCTGGGGAACCCGGACATGGGTCTTCCGCAACGAGGGGAGTGT
- a CDS encoding decaprenyl-phosphate phosphoribosyltransferase → MTETAPLAGTGAAARTREPALHEQRTPTRTTGTPPPDRGLLRGLLRTARPKQWVKNVLVIAAPAAAGQLFTTRALTQLALVFTLFTACAAAVYLINDARDAEADRAHPTKRHRPVAAGQVPVPVAYAVGGALAVLAPAAAVWLSTPLVAALLTAYLGMQLAYCVSLKHVLVVDLVVVTTGFLMRAVVGGLALGIPLSRWFLITTGFGALFMVSAKRYSEAVQMAGKAGATRALLTEYTTGYLRFVWQLAAGVAVLGYCLWALEEGGLPHTSVLPWRQLSVVAFVLAILRYAVFADRGTAGEPEDVVLRDRALALIGLVWLAMYGLAVANW, encoded by the coding sequence ATGACTGAGACCGCGCCGCTCGCAGGCACGGGCGCAGCCGCCCGCACCAGAGAACCCGCGCTCCACGAACAGCGCACGCCCACGCGCACCACCGGCACCCCGCCCCCGGACCGCGGCCTCCTGCGCGGCCTGCTCAGGACCGCCCGCCCCAAACAGTGGGTCAAGAACGTCCTGGTCATCGCGGCCCCGGCCGCCGCCGGACAGCTCTTCACCACCCGCGCTCTCACCCAACTCGCGCTGGTCTTCACCCTCTTCACCGCCTGCGCCGCGGCCGTCTATCTGATCAACGACGCCCGCGACGCCGAGGCCGACCGCGCCCACCCCACCAAACGGCACCGCCCGGTCGCCGCGGGACAGGTCCCCGTACCGGTCGCCTACGCCGTGGGCGGCGCCCTCGCCGTCCTCGCGCCGGCCGCCGCCGTATGGCTGAGCACGCCCCTCGTGGCCGCCCTGCTCACCGCCTACCTGGGCATGCAACTGGCGTACTGCGTCAGCCTCAAGCACGTTCTCGTCGTCGACCTGGTCGTCGTCACGACCGGGTTTCTGATGCGGGCCGTGGTCGGCGGGCTCGCGCTCGGCATCCCGCTCTCGCGCTGGTTCCTGATCACGACGGGTTTCGGCGCGCTGTTCATGGTCTCGGCCAAGCGCTACTCGGAGGCCGTGCAGATGGCCGGGAAAGCGGGCGCCACGCGCGCGTTGCTCACCGAGTACACCACCGGCTACCTGCGTTTCGTCTGGCAGCTCGCAGCCGGGGTCGCCGTTCTCGGGTACTGCCTGTGGGCCCTGGAGGAGGGCGGCCTGCCGCACACCAGCGTGCTGCCCTGGCGGCAGCTGTCCGTGGTCGCCTTCGTCCTCGCGATCCTCAGGTACGCCGTCTTCGCCGACCGCGGCACCGCGGGCGAGCCCGAGGACGTCGTGCTGCGCGACCGCGCCCTTGCCCTGATCGGCCTGGTGTGGCTCGCCATGTACGGCCTGGCGGTGGCCAACTGGTGA
- a CDS encoding phosphatase PAP2 family protein produces MDHLDDRILSALRAYGGDPRVAGAARALSWAGEHGALWLATGLAGAAVDGARRGAWLRGTALTAGAHLLSMGVKRVVRRPRPAHVEPLVRTAGRHSFPSSHAASAAAAAVAFGMLRARTKPTAPGASGTPRAHDMVHTLGALDTRRARAQRPATRTTRSTTRALRPATRGTRSALAATHAALPPLAAAMCLSRLIVGVHYPSDVAAGAAMGALTARVGARWMRGGAHD; encoded by the coding sequence ATGGACCATCTGGACGACCGAATCCTGTCGGCGCTGCGTGCGTACGGCGGTGACCCGCGCGTGGCCGGTGCCGCGCGCGCCCTGTCCTGGGCCGGCGAGCACGGTGCCCTGTGGCTGGCGACGGGCCTCGCGGGAGCCGCCGTGGACGGCGCCCGGCGCGGCGCCTGGTTGCGCGGTACGGCGCTCACCGCGGGCGCGCACCTCCTCAGCATGGGCGTGAAAAGGGTGGTGCGCCGCCCGCGCCCCGCGCACGTCGAACCCCTGGTGCGCACCGCGGGCCGCCACTCCTTCCCCAGCTCCCACGCAGCCTCGGCGGCAGCCGCCGCGGTCGCCTTCGGCATGCTGAGGGCGCGCACCAAGCCGACAGCGCCCGGCGCATCCGGCACGCCCCGAGCGCACGACATGGTCCACACGCTCGGCGCACTCGACACACGCCGGGCGCGCGCCCAACGTCCAGCGACCCGCACCACCCGCTCCACGACCCGCGCCCTCCGCCCCGCGACCCGCGGCACCCGCTCCGCCCTCGCCGCGACCCACGCCGCCCTCCCGCCCCTGGCCGCCGCCATGTGCCTCTCCCGGCTGATCGTCGGCGTCCACTACCCCTCCGACGTGGCGGCGGGCGCGGCCATGGGGGCGCTCACGGCCCGTGTCGGAGCGCGCTGGATGAGAGGGGGCGCGCATGACTGA